Proteins encoded together in one Olsenella timonensis window:
- the infB gene encoding translation initiation factor IF-2, translated as MAKTRVHDLAKEYGISSKEMLEHLRDLKIPAKSASSTLEDAYVSMVRKKLKPILEAHAAEIEAQRRAEEEAKAEEARIAAEKAEAERIAAERRRERERAEEERRRAAAEAERKAREEAKAEAERKAREEAEKNRVRDTAPKSVPSFSSLLDQIAQQEQILKQQAEEAAQKKAAGQGRNQRTRGESRPSAAPAPASAPSSEPGGRRRGKKGRRGEGDGEDRYSRMAREAEAYNRSRVLEEARVAVEEASRESTGRRKRRKERRQRQAEEHAKEQRIEEALANDQDLSQLDTVKVPQGSTVQELAELLGVPANDIIKRLFLLGTPLTLTESMSDELIELVADDLGRDVKVMTKEEENSFTFYDDPADLRPRPPVVTVMGHVDHGKTSLLDAIRHTGVAEGEAGGITQAIGASQVTINDRLITFIDTPGHETFTAMRARGAKVTDIVILIVAADDGVMPQTIESINHAKAAGVPIIVAVNKIDKPGANPDKVRQELTEYGIIPEEWGGQNMFVNISAKKKIGIDELLETVILQADVLELKANPDTFASGNVLEAKLDRGRGSVATVLVTRGTLHIGDALVAGMAYGRVRAMLDPKGNSVTEAGPSDAVEILGLQSVPMAGDEFRVFHDERDARDLADQRALKARIEEQNRVKHVTLENLFDTMADAEVKELNLIIKADVQGSIEALQDSLDKMDQSEVRINTIHSAVGAITETDVILADASNAIIIGFGVRPEAKAKSAAERDGVEIRTYSVIYKAIEDIDAARIGMLKPTEVEVQTGVAEVRDTFKVPKVGIAAGCMVQEGEISRDDQVRLVRDGIVVYEGRIASLRRYKDDVKSVKAGFECGIGLENFQDVKPGDQIEGFRIDQVARTE; from the coding sequence ATGGCAAAGACGCGCGTACATGACCTCGCGAAGGAGTATGGCATCTCAAGCAAGGAGATGCTCGAGCACCTTCGCGACCTGAAGATCCCGGCGAAGTCGGCCTCCTCGACCCTCGAGGACGCCTACGTGTCGATGGTCCGCAAGAAGCTCAAGCCCATCCTCGAGGCCCATGCCGCCGAGATCGAGGCGCAGAGGCGCGCCGAGGAGGAGGCCAAGGCCGAGGAGGCGCGCATCGCTGCCGAGAAGGCCGAGGCGGAGCGCATCGCCGCCGAGCGTCGCCGCGAGCGCGAGCGCGCCGAGGAGGAGCGCCGCCGCGCCGCCGCCGAGGCAGAGCGCAAGGCGCGCGAGGAGGCCAAGGCCGAGGCCGAGCGCAAGGCGCGCGAGGAGGCCGAGAAGAACCGCGTGCGCGACACCGCGCCCAAGTCCGTCCCGTCCTTCTCCTCGCTCCTCGACCAGATCGCCCAGCAGGAACAGATCCTGAAGCAGCAGGCCGAGGAGGCGGCCCAGAAGAAGGCCGCCGGCCAGGGCCGCAACCAGCGCACCCGCGGCGAGTCCCGCCCGAGCGCCGCGCCCGCCCCGGCGTCTGCCCCCTCCTCCGAGCCCGGCGGGCGCCGCCGCGGCAAGAAGGGCCGTCGCGGCGAGGGGGACGGCGAGGACCGCTACAGCCGCATGGCGCGCGAGGCCGAGGCCTACAACCGCAGCCGCGTCCTCGAGGAGGCCCGCGTGGCCGTCGAGGAGGCGTCGCGCGAGTCCACCGGCCGCCGCAAGCGCCGCAAGGAGCGTCGCCAGAGGCAGGCCGAGGAGCACGCGAAGGAGCAGCGGATCGAGGAGGCGCTGGCCAACGACCAGGACCTCTCGCAGCTCGACACCGTGAAGGTCCCGCAGGGCTCGACGGTCCAGGAGCTCGCCGAGCTCCTCGGCGTGCCCGCCAACGACATCATCAAGAGGCTCTTCCTGCTCGGCACCCCGCTCACGCTCACCGAGTCCATGTCCGACGAGCTCATCGAGCTCGTCGCCGACGACCTCGGCCGCGACGTCAAGGTCATGACGAAGGAGGAGGAGAACTCCTTCACCTTCTACGACGACCCCGCCGACCTCAGGCCGCGCCCGCCGGTGGTCACCGTCATGGGCCACGTCGACCACGGCAAGACGTCGCTGCTCGACGCCATCCGCCACACGGGCGTGGCCGAGGGCGAGGCGGGCGGCATCACGCAGGCGATCGGCGCCTCCCAGGTCACGATCAACGACCGTCTGATCACCTTCATCGACACGCCGGGCCACGAGACCTTCACCGCCATGCGCGCCCGCGGCGCCAAGGTGACCGACATCGTCATCCTGATCGTCGCCGCAGACGACGGCGTCATGCCCCAGACCATCGAGTCGATCAACCACGCGAAGGCGGCGGGCGTGCCCATCATCGTCGCCGTCAACAAGATCGACAAGCCCGGCGCCAACCCCGACAAGGTGCGCCAGGAGCTCACCGAGTACGGCATCATCCCCGAGGAGTGGGGCGGGCAGAACATGTTCGTCAACATCTCGGCAAAGAAGAAGATCGGCATCGACGAGCTGCTGGAGACCGTCATCCTCCAGGCCGACGTCCTCGAGCTCAAGGCCAACCCGGACACCTTCGCCTCCGGCAACGTCCTCGAGGCCAAGCTCGACCGCGGCCGCGGCTCCGTCGCGACGGTCCTGGTCACACGCGGCACCCTGCACATCGGCGACGCGCTCGTGGCGGGCATGGCCTACGGTCGCGTCCGCGCCATGCTCGACCCGAAGGGCAACTCCGTCACCGAGGCCGGCCCCTCCGACGCCGTCGAGATTCTCGGCCTCCAGAGCGTCCCGATGGCCGGCGACGAGTTCCGTGTCTTCCACGACGAGCGCGACGCCCGCGACCTCGCCGACCAGCGCGCCCTCAAGGCCCGCATCGAGGAGCAGAACCGCGTGAAGCACGTCACGCTCGAGAACCTCTTCGACACGATGGCCGACGCCGAGGTCAAGGAGCTCAACCTCATCATCAAGGCCGACGTCCAGGGCTCGATCGAGGCGCTCCAGGACTCGCTCGACAAGATGGACCAGTCCGAGGTCCGCATCAACACGATCCACTCCGCCGTCGGCGCGATCACCGAGACCGACGTCATCCTCGCGGACGCCTCCAACGCCATCATCATCGGCTTTGGCGTCCGCCCGGAGGCCAAGGCCAAGAGCGCCGCGGAGCGCGACGGCGTCGAGATCCGCACCTACAGCGTCATCTACAAGGCCATCGAGGACATCGACGCCGCCCGCATCGGCATGCTCAAGCCCACCGAGGTCGAGGTCCAGACCGGTGTCGCCGAGGTCCGCGACACCTTCAAGGTCCCCAAGGTCGGCATCGCCGCCGGCTGCATGGTCCAGGAGGGCGAGATCTCCCGCGACGACCAGGTCCGCCTCGTGCGCGACGGCATCGTCGTCTACGAGGGCAGGATCGCCTCGCTGCGCCGCTACAAGGACGACGTCAAGAGCGTCAAGGCCGGCTTCGAGTGCGGCATCGGCCTGGAGAACTTCCAGGACGTCAAGCCTGGCGACCAGATCGAGGGCTTCCGCATCGACCAGGTCGCCCGCACCGAGTAG
- the rbfA gene encoding 30S ribosome-binding factor RbfA — MKQNQHSRRTNEQARVKLANILLFEVSDPALSLVTITGVEVSVDKSYLRAYVSCDAGRYDEVTAALARARGRIRSLLGRSLGWRVTPELDFRIDTTTDEAERISRALKDAPATLAVEKDEFGYPVEPAADDQVEG; from the coding sequence ATGAAGCAGAACCAGCACTCGAGAAGGACCAACGAGCAGGCTCGCGTCAAGCTCGCGAACATCCTCCTGTTCGAGGTCTCCGACCCCGCCCTGTCGCTCGTGACCATCACGGGCGTCGAGGTCTCGGTCGACAAGAGCTACCTCCGCGCGTACGTGAGCTGCGACGCCGGGCGCTACGACGAGGTCACCGCCGCCCTCGCGCGCGCACGGGGGCGCATCCGCTCGCTGCTCGGCCGCTCGCTCGGCTGGCGCGTGACCCCCGAGCTCGACTTCCGCATCGATACCACGACCGACGAGGCGGAGCGCATCTCTCGCGCCCTCAAGGACGCGCCCGCGACGCTCGCCGTGGAGAAGGACGAGTTCGGCTACCCCGTCGAGCCCGCCGCCGACGACCAGGTCGAGGGGTAG
- a CDS encoding bifunctional oligoribonuclease/PAP phosphatase NrnA, with the protein MAAQAPDFDAIAHLVEGARTVAVCAHTSPDGDALGSELALVELIERTWPEKRVVPLLADDDVVPRIYEFLPGVERLVRAAAFDGGPDLFVCVDLSHPDRLNDARAVLERSSRVAVIDHHPSGEPFWDAGVVRPDAAAAGVLVAELALHLGADLTPTMAQNLLCALVTDTGRFQYQNANGEAFRVASALVDAGASPSEVALRVYQSDRLSYLHLSATVMGRITTFEQGRIAYSYATAADLEANAVPVAECDGLVDIVRRVDGCEVALFLKEVPGGRVRGNLRAKSDLDISAVAREMGGGGHPAAAGFTVDGDIDQALAVVLPKLRALYAVDGADR; encoded by the coding sequence ATGGCCGCCCAGGCTCCCGACTTCGACGCGATCGCGCACCTCGTCGAGGGCGCCCGCACCGTCGCGGTCTGCGCCCACACCTCGCCGGACGGAGACGCGCTCGGCTCCGAGCTCGCGCTCGTAGAGCTGATCGAGCGCACCTGGCCCGAGAAGCGCGTGGTGCCCCTGCTCGCCGACGACGACGTGGTGCCGCGCATCTACGAGTTCCTGCCCGGAGTGGAGCGCCTCGTCCGCGCGGCCGCCTTCGACGGGGGCCCCGACCTGTTCGTCTGCGTGGACCTCTCGCACCCCGACCGCCTCAACGACGCCCGCGCCGTGCTCGAGCGCTCCTCTCGCGTTGCCGTCATCGACCACCACCCCTCCGGCGAGCCGTTCTGGGATGCGGGCGTCGTGCGTCCGGACGCCGCGGCGGCCGGGGTCCTCGTGGCCGAGCTCGCCCTGCACCTCGGCGCCGACCTGACCCCCACGATGGCGCAGAACCTCCTCTGCGCCCTGGTCACCGACACCGGGCGCTTCCAGTACCAGAACGCGAACGGCGAGGCCTTCCGCGTGGCGAGCGCCCTCGTGGACGCCGGCGCCTCGCCCTCGGAGGTGGCGCTGCGCGTGTACCAGAGCGACCGCCTGAGCTACCTGCATCTCTCCGCCACGGTGATGGGCCGCATCACCACCTTCGAGCAGGGCAGGATCGCCTACAGCTATGCGACGGCGGCCGACCTCGAGGCCAACGCCGTGCCCGTCGCAGAGTGTGACGGCCTCGTCGACATCGTTCGGCGCGTGGACGGCTGCGAGGTCGCGCTCTTCCTCAAGGAGGTCCCCGGGGGAAGGGTCCGCGGCAACCTCCGCGCCAAGTCCGACCTGGACATCTCCGCCGTCGCCCGCGAGATGGGGGGCGGCGGGCACCCCGCTGCGGCGGGGTTCACCGTCGACGGCGACATCGACCAGGCGCTCGCCGTCGTCCTGCCCAAGCTCCGCGCCCTCTACGCCGTCGACGGAGCGGATCGTTGA
- the truB gene encoding tRNA pseudouridine(55) synthase TruB, producing MSRRPSAFSALIAVDKPAGLTSHDVVARVRRAVGERRVGHAGTLDPAATGVLVVGIGQATKLLGLLTLDRKGYRATLSLGAETTTDDAEGDVTRRAPVPDEALDEERAAAEVARLVGTRDQVPPRYSAVSVNGRRAYDAARSGEELELAPRRVTIHAARLVEVRPAERAWVVDLDVSKGTYVRSIARDLGRELGCLAHVGELRRTFSGPVTLADCVGLDELSERGADLVHERALDPAAVLGLPVRELLVDEIPDVACGRRIAAGADLAQGARVALVFAGGLVGIWRRDGRHLVCESNFPQGIEGVR from the coding sequence TTGAGCCGCCGCCCGAGTGCGTTCTCCGCACTCATCGCCGTCGACAAGCCGGCGGGCCTCACCAGCCACGACGTCGTCGCGCGCGTCCGGCGCGCGGTGGGGGAGCGCCGCGTCGGCCACGCCGGGACGCTGGACCCCGCCGCCACCGGCGTGCTCGTGGTGGGGATCGGCCAGGCGACGAAGCTCCTCGGACTGCTGACGCTCGATCGCAAGGGGTATCGAGCCACGCTCTCCCTCGGCGCCGAGACGACGACGGACGACGCCGAGGGAGACGTCACGCGTCGCGCACCGGTGCCCGACGAGGCCCTCGACGAGGAACGCGCCGCCGCCGAGGTCGCCCGCCTCGTAGGCACGCGGGACCAGGTCCCCCCGCGGTACTCCGCGGTCTCGGTGAACGGGCGCCGCGCCTACGACGCCGCCCGCTCCGGCGAGGAGCTGGAGCTGGCGCCGCGACGCGTGACGATCCACGCCGCGAGGCTCGTCGAGGTCCGCCCCGCCGAGCGCGCCTGGGTCGTCGATCTCGACGTCTCCAAGGGGACCTACGTGCGCAGCATCGCCCGTGACCTCGGTCGGGAGCTGGGGTGCCTGGCCCATGTCGGCGAGCTGCGCCGGACGTTCTCGGGGCCGGTCACGCTCGCCGACTGCGTGGGCCTCGACGAGCTTTCCGAGCGCGGCGCGGACCTCGTTCACGAGCGGGCGCTCGACCCGGCGGCCGTGCTCGGCCTGCCCGTGCGCGAGCTTCTCGTCGACGAGATTCCCGACGTCGCGTGCGGCCGGCGCATCGCCGCGGGCGCCGACCTCGCCCAGGGCGCGCGCGTCGCCCTGGTCTTTGCGGGCGGCCTCGTCGGCATCTGGCGTCGCGACGGCCGTCACCTGGTCTGCGAGTCCAACTTCCCGCAGGGCATCGAGGGGGTCCGATGA
- a CDS encoding bifunctional riboflavin kinase/FMN adenylyltransferase: MCAIGAFDGVHLGHRALIERARSEALQRGDELVVVTFSPDPSVVLCPGHPQRMLLSDEGRLRALRSIEGVDRVVVLDFTQELAALPYDRFVLETLGGLVGLDAIVVGSDFRLGAGGEGTVEALSGLGRAHGFDVIGMDLLDEGGAPVTASRIRRLVGDGRVEAAAGLLGRCHVVSGEVVHGRGEGTGFGFPTANVRVRDGLCLPAEGVYAGYVACRETAWPAAINVGKPRSFSPGEEGEPFLEATLLGFDGDLYGARVEVAFVRWLREPRSFSTVEELERVVLGNVSWVRGTLGERGIDLRGACGA; the protein is encoded by the coding sequence GTGTGTGCGATCGGGGCCTTCGACGGGGTCCATCTGGGGCATCGAGCCCTGATCGAGCGGGCGCGCTCCGAGGCCCTGCAGCGCGGCGACGAGCTCGTCGTGGTGACCTTCTCTCCCGACCCGTCCGTCGTCCTGTGCCCGGGTCATCCCCAGAGGATGCTGCTCAGCGACGAGGGGCGCCTCCGCGCGCTTCGCTCGATCGAGGGCGTGGACCGCGTGGTCGTGTTGGACTTCACGCAGGAGCTCGCCGCGCTCCCGTATGACCGCTTCGTGCTCGAGACGCTGGGAGGGCTCGTGGGGCTCGACGCCATCGTCGTGGGGTCGGACTTCCGCCTGGGAGCCGGCGGGGAGGGCACGGTCGAGGCGCTCTCCGGGCTGGGGCGCGCCCACGGCTTTGACGTGATCGGCATGGACCTGCTCGACGAGGGCGGAGCGCCCGTGACGGCCTCGCGCATCCGGCGCCTCGTCGGCGACGGCCGCGTGGAGGCGGCCGCCGGCCTGCTCGGGCGCTGCCACGTCGTCTCCGGCGAGGTCGTCCACGGCCGCGGGGAGGGGACGGGCTTCGGGTTCCCCACGGCGAACGTGCGCGTGCGCGACGGCCTGTGCCTGCCCGCCGAGGGCGTCTACGCCGGCTACGTGGCCTGTCGCGAGACCGCATGGCCCGCCGCGATCAACGTCGGCAAGCCCAGGTCCTTCTCGCCGGGCGAGGAGGGGGAGCCCTTCCTGGAGGCAACGCTCCTGGGCTTTGACGGCGACCTCTACGGCGCCCGCGTGGAGGTCGCCTTCGTGCGCTGGCTGCGCGAGCCCAGGTCCTTCTCGACGGTGGAGGAGCTCGAGCGCGTCGTCCTGGGGAACGTGTCCTGGGTGCGCGGCACGCTGGGCGAGCGGGGGATCGACCTGAGGGGGGCGTGCGGCGCATGA
- the dnaG gene encoding DNA primase, with protein sequence MITDEDKERVRQATDLVQLVAETVELRQRGHEFWGCCPFHGEKTPSFKVNPQTGLWHCFGCGEGGDVFSYVQRRENLEFPDAIRYLADRAGIELSEERGARRGPRKTRLMEALGAAEEFYHTMLMRGKGAGPDEARRYFAGRGFGSEVCRRWGLGYAPGHGSLVAHLRGLGFTSAELVAADLAQERSGRVADRFFERVMFPIHDEQGRTIAFGGRVIGPKRDNVAKYVNTRDTAAFNKGRHLFAYDRAKEGMAATGDAVVCEGYTDVIAMHEAGFTNAVAALGTAFRLDHVRLMERQRVSRIICMFDGDAAGQRAAERAVRYVDKTSAALMCVVLPDNQDPMEFLAAHGADALRPILASARPLMDFVFEKRLEGYDLSAPGRRVRALEDMAGVLAPLKRSVLLDEYATRLADALGMDVDETKRAIREAPVRELDEERPARRPAASTPSAAPSAPAADAVEEGGVPDDYVPLEAYDAGAAAVAEAPAPPAADMGRLSADERMQLSAERELLCVIAQRPDAMRALGERIARISWADERHEAMAWAMLSTPEGTPPAEVVAAAGAVVREAPQILSGGRVMDEEELSDEQKLELIVDNAELCSCRRRIRQIRARLRSAPADAESERLFAEATELQRRSTELAARLSSVFSE encoded by the coding sequence ATGATCACCGACGAGGACAAGGAGCGGGTCCGCCAGGCGACCGACCTCGTGCAGCTGGTGGCCGAGACCGTGGAGCTCAGGCAGCGCGGCCATGAGTTCTGGGGGTGCTGCCCCTTCCACGGGGAGAAGACCCCGTCGTTCAAGGTGAACCCGCAGACGGGGCTGTGGCACTGCTTTGGCTGCGGCGAGGGCGGCGACGTCTTCTCCTACGTGCAGCGTCGTGAGAACCTGGAGTTTCCGGACGCCATCCGCTATCTGGCTGACCGCGCCGGGATCGAGCTCTCCGAGGAGCGGGGGGCTCGTCGGGGCCCGCGCAAGACCCGTCTCATGGAGGCGCTCGGCGCGGCGGAGGAGTTCTACCACACGATGCTCATGCGCGGCAAGGGGGCCGGTCCCGACGAGGCCCGGCGCTACTTCGCGGGGCGCGGCTTCGGGTCGGAGGTGTGCCGGCGCTGGGGACTCGGATACGCGCCCGGTCACGGATCGCTCGTGGCGCACCTGCGCGGCCTCGGCTTCACGTCGGCCGAGCTGGTTGCCGCCGACCTCGCCCAGGAGCGCTCGGGGCGCGTCGCGGACCGCTTCTTCGAGCGCGTGATGTTTCCCATCCACGACGAGCAGGGTCGCACGATCGCCTTCGGCGGCCGCGTCATCGGGCCAAAGCGGGACAACGTCGCCAAGTACGTGAACACCCGCGACACCGCTGCGTTCAACAAGGGCAGGCACCTCTTCGCGTACGACCGCGCCAAGGAGGGGATGGCGGCGACGGGGGACGCCGTCGTCTGCGAGGGCTACACCGACGTCATCGCCATGCACGAGGCGGGCTTCACCAACGCGGTCGCCGCGCTCGGCACCGCGTTTCGCCTCGACCACGTGCGCCTCATGGAGCGCCAGCGCGTGAGCCGCATCATCTGCATGTTCGACGGTGACGCCGCGGGCCAGCGAGCCGCCGAGCGCGCGGTCCGCTACGTTGACAAGACGTCCGCGGCGCTCATGTGCGTGGTGCTGCCCGACAACCAGGACCCGATGGAGTTCCTCGCCGCACACGGCGCGGACGCGCTGCGGCCGATCCTCGCCTCCGCGCGCCCGCTCATGGACTTCGTCTTCGAGAAGCGCCTGGAGGGCTACGACCTCTCCGCCCCGGGCAGGCGCGTGCGCGCGCTCGAGGACATGGCGGGGGTCCTGGCTCCGCTCAAGCGCTCCGTCCTCCTCGACGAGTACGCCACGAGGCTCGCCGACGCGCTCGGGATGGACGTCGACGAGACCAAGCGCGCCATCCGGGAGGCTCCCGTGCGCGAGCTCGACGAGGAGCGCCCCGCGAGAAGGCCCGCGGCGTCGACGCCGAGCGCCGCCCCGAGCGCCCCCGCCGCCGATGCGGTCGAGGAGGGGGGCGTCCCGGACGACTACGTGCCGCTCGAGGCCTACGACGCCGGCGCCGCCGCCGTCGCGGAGGCTCCCGCGCCGCCCGCGGCAGACATGGGGAGGCTCTCGGCAGACGAGCGGATGCAGCTTTCGGCCGAGCGCGAGCTCCTCTGCGTCATCGCGCAGCGCCCCGACGCGATGCGCGCGCTGGGGGAGCGCATCGCGCGCATCTCCTGGGCGGACGAACGCCACGAGGCCATGGCGTGGGCCATGCTCTCGACCCCGGAGGGCACGCCGCCCGCCGAGGTCGTCGCCGCGGCGGGCGCGGTGGTGCGCGAGGCTCCGCAGATCCTCTCGGGGGGCCGCGTCATGGACGAGGAGGAGCTCTCCGACGAGCAGAAGCTCGAGCTCATCGTCGACAACGCCGAGCTCTGCTCGTGCAGGCGCCGCATCCGCCAGATCCGCGCCCGGCTGCGCTCCGCGCCCGCCGACGCCGAGTCGGAGCGGCTCTTCGCCGAGGCGACCGAGCTCCAGCGGCGCTCGACCGAGCTCGCCGCCCGACTCTCGTCGGTCTTCTCGGAATAA
- the rpoD gene encoding RNA polymerase sigma factor RpoD has product MAAKKTNDGIKLSDDLQKVVDGLVAGASPSGVTEDDIQLAIKDVDVDSDELSDLYDELRSRGVEVSGSPASEAAEDFSADPSVDDDFDDEGEGGVDSFDDEEESESVAEAKIVKEALRSVPKARVAKPKRSSRARARRADTSTAMLTGDPVRMYLKEIGKVDLLTASEEVNLAMKIEAGTEASEKLEAAEAGELTLTRAEQRRLMRIEQVGLDAKQQLISANLRLVVSIAKRYVGRGMLFLDLIQEGNLGLIRAVEKFDYTKGFKFSTYATWWIRQAITRAIADQARTIRIPVHMVETINKLIRVQRQLLQDLGRDPTPEEIGAEMGMSPDRVREIQKISQEPVSLETPIGEEEDSQLGDFIEDSSAVAPPEAASDSMLREQLDQVLDGLADRERKVIKFRFGLEDGHPRTLEEVGREFGVTRERIRQIESKTLAKLRHPSRSGRLKDYMED; this is encoded by the coding sequence GTGGCTGCCAAGAAGACCAACGACGGCATCAAGCTCTCCGACGACCTTCAGAAGGTGGTCGACGGCCTGGTGGCGGGCGCCTCGCCCTCGGGGGTGACCGAGGACGACATCCAGCTTGCCATCAAGGACGTCGACGTCGACTCCGACGAGCTCTCAGACCTCTACGACGAGCTCCGCTCGCGTGGCGTCGAGGTGAGCGGCTCGCCCGCATCCGAGGCGGCCGAGGACTTCTCGGCCGACCCCTCCGTCGACGACGACTTCGACGACGAGGGGGAGGGCGGGGTCGACTCCTTCGACGACGAGGAGGAGTCCGAGAGCGTCGCCGAGGCGAAGATCGTCAAGGAGGCCCTGCGCTCGGTCCCCAAGGCGCGCGTGGCAAAGCCCAAGCGCTCCTCGCGCGCCCGCGCCCGGCGCGCCGACACCTCCACCGCCATGCTCACCGGCGATCCGGTGCGCATGTACCTCAAGGAGATCGGCAAGGTCGACCTGCTGACCGCGTCCGAGGAGGTCAACCTCGCCATGAAGATCGAGGCGGGCACCGAAGCCTCCGAGAAGCTCGAGGCCGCCGAGGCGGGCGAGCTCACGCTCACGCGCGCCGAGCAGCGGCGCCTCATGCGCATCGAGCAGGTTGGCCTCGACGCCAAGCAGCAGCTCATCTCCGCGAACCTGCGCCTGGTGGTCTCCATCGCCAAGCGCTACGTCGGGCGTGGCATGCTCTTCCTGGACCTCATCCAGGAGGGCAACCTCGGCCTCATCCGCGCGGTCGAGAAGTTCGACTACACCAAGGGGTTCAAGTTCTCCACCTACGCCACGTGGTGGATCCGCCAGGCAATCACGCGCGCCATCGCCGACCAGGCGCGCACGATCCGCATCCCGGTCCACATGGTCGAGACCATCAACAAGCTCATCCGCGTCCAGCGCCAGCTCCTGCAGGACCTCGGGCGAGACCCCACTCCCGAGGAGATCGGCGCCGAGATGGGCATGAGCCCCGACCGCGTCCGTGAGATCCAGAAGATCTCCCAGGAGCCCGTCTCCCTCGAGACGCCGATCGGCGAGGAGGAGGACTCCCAGCTCGGCGACTTCATCGAGGACTCCAGCGCCGTCGCGCCCCCCGAGGCGGCCTCGGACTCGATGCTGCGCGAGCAGCTCGACCAGGTGCTCGACGGCCTCGCTGACCGCGAGCGCAAGGTCATCAAGTTCCGCTTCGGGCTCGAGGACGGGCACCCGCGCACGCTCGAGGAGGTCGGGCGCGAGTTTGGCGTCACCCGCGAGCGCATCCGCCAGATCGAGAGCAAGACGCTCGCAAAGCTCCGTCACCCCAGCCGCAGCGGTCGGCTCAAGGACTACATGGAGGACTAG
- a CDS encoding ABC transporter permease, with protein sequence MSHATSTADKIVHVSSAYAKDRFILQQLVSKDFKLRYRRSVLGVVWSVLNPLLMMIVMSFVFSYFLRGSSVENYPLYLIVGNITFSLMNESTSAGLRSIIDAAPLLKKVRVDRWVFPVQKVFSAAFNFSFSLIAVAVVMLFFRVVPTWHIVWMIPALALLMVFCMGISLLIGSLAVFFRDMIHLWSVLITAWTYLTPIFWDLSLLTGSSAPWFVIAVVKLNPMYNYLEMMRCAIVYQTSPDPAVIALCAVWAVALLALGFFVFRRTEHKFILYI encoded by the coding sequence TTGAGTCACGCCACATCCACTGCCGACAAGATCGTGCACGTATCGAGCGCCTACGCCAAGGACCGTTTCATCCTTCAGCAGCTCGTGAGCAAGGACTTCAAGCTCCGCTACCGCCGCTCGGTGCTGGGCGTCGTCTGGAGCGTGCTGAACCCGCTGCTCATGATGATCGTCATGAGCTTCGTCTTCTCCTACTTCCTCCGCGGCTCCAGCGTTGAGAACTACCCCCTCTACCTCATCGTGGGCAACATCACCTTCTCGCTCATGAACGAGTCCACCAGCGCCGGCCTGCGCTCGATCATCGACGCCGCGCCGCTGCTCAAGAAGGTCAGGGTCGACCGCTGGGTCTTCCCCGTGCAGAAGGTCTTCTCGGCCGCCTTCAACTTCTCCTTCTCGCTCATCGCCGTCGCCGTGGTCATGCTGTTCTTCCGCGTGGTCCCCACCTGGCATATCGTCTGGATGATCCCGGCGCTTGCCCTGCTCATGGTGTTCTGCATGGGCATCAGCCTGCTCATCGGCTCGCTCGCCGTCTTCTTCCGCGACATGATCCACCTCTGGAGCGTGTTGATCACGGCCTGGACCTACCTCACGCCGATCTTCTGGGACCTCTCGCTGCTCACGGGCTCGAGCGCGCCCTGGTTCGTCATCGCGGTGGTGAAGCTCAACCCGATGTACAACTACCTCGAGATGATGCGCTGCGCCATCGTCTACCAGACCAGCCCCGACCCGGCGGTCATCGCGCTCTGCGCGGTCTGGGCGGTTGCCCTCCTGGCGCTCGGGTTCTTCGTCTTCCGCAGGACCGAGCACAAGTTCATCCTCTACATCTAG